A window of Desulfonauticus submarinus contains these coding sequences:
- the tkt gene encoding transketolase: MENLNLDVKTVNVIKGLIIDAIDQAKSGHPGGAMSSADFGYVLFKDFLKFDPQNPKWFNRDRFILSAGHESMLLYSLLTLIGFLSIEDLKSFRQWKSKTPGHPECDLTPGVEATTGPLGQGFSMGVGMAIAEAFLRSKLGENICNHFTYVLASDGDLQEPVVLGSASLAGKWNLGKLIVFYDSNKIQLAGPTKRCDCTDYNTLFKSFNWQVLEVNGHSHSEIKNAILQAQKETSKPTLIIGHTIMAKGCATLEGSEKTHGSPLSPEEIKATKKKLGLPEHKFYLPKDVLEHFRSRFSELTTEVREWEKNVSNLSKEKKELFNLITDGEKHSFTLPDFPEDKPLATRKAFGMCLNALTDQLPNLLGGSADLDPSNQTVRFRERVGLFNALTNPEGRYLAFGVREFPMGAILNGLALHGGIIPFGATFLVFSDYERNALRMSALQKLPVLHIFTHDSFYVGEDGPTHQPIEHISSLRLIPNMLVFRPADANETKYCFKEALAQKSRPSILLFTRQTLPILNEKIYPQIQDGVRKGAYILKEPKQKPEIIFIATGSEVHLALEVANKLELPVRVISMPCMELFKEQPQSYIQSLLPSDIEKRIAFEAGRTDIWHQFIGLKGTVLGINHFGASAPANILAEEYGFTVSKALNFVQNYLQNL, from the coding sequence ATGGAAAATTTAAATTTAGATGTAAAAACTGTTAATGTAATCAAAGGATTAATTATTGATGCCATAGACCAAGCCAAATCAGGACACCCTGGCGGGGCTATGTCATCAGCAGATTTTGGATATGTCTTGTTTAAAGACTTTCTAAAGTTTGATCCCCAAAATCCCAAATGGTTTAACCGAGATAGATTTATCCTCTCAGCAGGACATGAATCTATGCTTCTCTACAGCTTACTCACTCTCATAGGATTTCTATCTATTGAAGATTTAAAATCATTTCGTCAATGGAAAAGCAAAACTCCTGGGCATCCTGAATGTGATTTAACTCCCGGAGTAGAAGCAACAACTGGCCCTTTAGGACAAGGTTTTAGCATGGGTGTTGGAATGGCAATAGCAGAAGCTTTTTTAAGATCCAAATTAGGTGAAAATATTTGCAATCATTTTACCTATGTTTTGGCTTCAGATGGAGACTTACAAGAACCTGTCGTCCTAGGGAGTGCTTCTTTAGCTGGCAAATGGAATTTAGGAAAACTTATAGTCTTTTATGACAGTAATAAAATACAACTAGCTGGTCCAACTAAACGTTGTGATTGCACAGACTATAATACATTATTTAAATCCTTTAATTGGCAAGTATTAGAAGTAAATGGTCATAGTCATAGCGAAATAAAAAATGCTATTTTACAAGCTCAAAAAGAAACTTCCAAGCCCACTCTTATTATTGGACATACAATTATGGCAAAAGGATGCGCTACTTTAGAAGGAAGTGAAAAAACCCATGGTTCTCCTCTTTCTCCAGAAGAAATAAAAGCAACTAAGAAAAAACTCGGTCTTCCTGAACATAAATTTTATTTACCTAAAGATGTTTTAGAACACTTTAGATCTAGATTTTCAGAGCTAACTACTGAGGTTAGGGAATGGGAAAAAAATGTCTCTAACCTCTCTAAAGAAAAAAAAGAGTTATTTAATCTTATAACAGATGGTGAAAAACACTCCTTTACTTTGCCTGACTTTCCAGAAGATAAGCCCTTAGCAACCCGCAAAGCATTTGGAATGTGTCTTAATGCCCTAACAGATCAATTACCCAATTTACTGGGCGGCTCAGCAGATCTTGATCCTTCAAATCAAACAGTACGATTTAGAGAACGTGTAGGTTTGTTTAATGCATTGACAAATCCAGAAGGAAGATATCTTGCTTTTGGAGTTAGAGAGTTTCCCATGGGAGCAATTTTAAATGGTCTTGCTCTCCACGGAGGAATAATTCCTTTTGGAGCTACTTTTTTGGTCTTTTCCGACTATGAAAGAAACGCTCTTAGGATGTCAGCCCTTCAAAAATTGCCTGTACTCCATATTTTTACTCATGACTCTTTTTATGTAGGAGAAGATGGACCAACTCATCAACCAATAGAACATATTAGTTCTTTACGTCTTATTCCTAATATGCTCGTTTTTAGACCTGCTGATGCCAATGAGACTAAATACTGTTTTAAAGAAGCCTTAGCCCAAAAGTCCCGTCCAAGTATTCTCTTATTTACTAGACAAACTTTACCTATTTTAAATGAAAAAATATATCCTCAAATCCAAGACGGTGTTAGAAAAGGAGCATATATTTTAAAAGAACCAAAACAAAAACCTGAAATCATTTTTATTGCAACAGGTTCAGAAGTGCATTTAGCCTTGGAAGTAGCAAACAAATTAGAGCTACCTGTGCGTGTAATAAGTATGCCCTGCATGGAACTCTTTAAAGAGCAGCCTCAAAGCTATATCCAATCTCTCTTACCCTCTGATATTGAAAAAAGAATTGCTTTTGAAGCTGGAAGGACAGATATTTGGCATCAATTCATAGGATTAAAAGGCACTGTATTAGGTATTAATCATTTTGGAGCTTCTGCTCCTGCTAACATCTTGGCAGAAGAATATGGATTCACAGTATCTAAGGCTTTAAATTTTGTTCAAAATTATTTACAAAATTTGTAA
- a CDS encoding outer membrane homotrimeric porin: MKKLSILALVAAFILSTVAMASAVELKARGSWRAHANWTDNYDFQKTKKDNISEDDFNVYERARVWFEFVANENVKAVLGLEIGDIRWGDGGGEIGADAVAVEVKHAYLAFKLPNTDVNVSAGIQGVALPNNLGSAILDDDVASVVVSTPINDMIGLTLGWARPYDTNSSDGVNASAQDEEDLFFVVLPVKADGFAFKPFFAYAIIGKDIIEDTGKATAWWAGVSAQITMFDPIVILTDLNYGSLDAKTNELDASGWFFDLAVDYKMDMMTPEVFFIYSTGEDKKASNGSEMMPSVSPDITATPFGFDGSSFANGGALLGTAGTGVVALGFKLKDLSFIENVKHEFVFMYARGTSDKDYVENGNGDATLTTKDSFWEVDFNTKYQMYENLAAIVELGYAKANYDDKLGTRGDDYKNQAAWKAIVGVKYDF, translated from the coding sequence ATGAAAAAACTTAGCATCTTGGCACTTGTTGCTGCTTTTATTTTAAGCACAGTTGCCATGGCTTCTGCTGTAGAGCTTAAAGCTCGCGGTTCTTGGCGTGCTCACGCTAACTGGACTGATAACTATGATTTTCAAAAAACTAAAAAAGATAATATTAGTGAAGATGATTTCAATGTTTACGAAAGAGCAAGAGTTTGGTTTGAATTTGTAGCTAATGAAAATGTAAAAGCTGTTTTAGGTTTAGAAATTGGAGATATCCGCTGGGGTGATGGCGGTGGAGAAATTGGTGCTGACGCTGTAGCAGTAGAAGTAAAACATGCTTATTTAGCTTTTAAATTACCTAACACTGATGTTAATGTAAGCGCTGGTATCCAAGGTGTTGCTTTACCAAATAACTTAGGATCCGCTATTTTAGATGATGATGTAGCTTCCGTAGTTGTAAGCACTCCTATTAATGATATGATTGGGCTTACTCTTGGATGGGCAAGACCATATGACACCAACTCCAGTGATGGAGTAAATGCTTCTGCTCAAGACGAAGAAGATTTATTCTTCGTAGTACTGCCTGTAAAGGCTGATGGTTTTGCTTTCAAACCTTTCTTTGCTTACGCTATTATAGGAAAAGATATAATAGAAGATACTGGTAAAGCTACTGCTTGGTGGGCTGGTGTAAGTGCACAAATCACTATGTTTGATCCTATTGTTATCTTAACAGACCTTAATTATGGTTCTTTAGATGCAAAAACAAATGAACTCGATGCTTCTGGTTGGTTCTTTGATTTAGCAGTAGATTACAAAATGGATATGATGACTCCTGAAGTATTCTTCATCTACTCTACTGGTGAAGACAAAAAAGCAAGTAATGGTAGCGAAATGATGCCAAGTGTTTCTCCTGACATCACAGCTACTCCATTCGGCTTTGATGGTTCTTCTTTTGCAAATGGTGGTGCATTGTTAGGTACTGCTGGTACAGGTGTAGTAGCTCTTGGTTTCAAATTGAAAGATTTATCTTTCATCGAAAATGTAAAACATGAGTTCGTATTCATGTATGCAAGAGGAACTAGTGACAAAGACTATGTAGAAAATGGTAACGGTGACGCTACCTTAACTACTAAAGATTCTTTCTGGGAAGTTGATTTCAACACCAAATATCAAATGTATGAAAACTTGGCAGCTATTGTAGAGCTTGGCTATGCTAAAGCTAACTACGATGACAAGCTCGGAACAAGAGGCGATGATTATAAGAATCAAGCTGCTTGGAAAGCAATTGTTGGTGTAAAATACGATTTCTAA
- the recD2 gene encoding SF1B family DNA helicase RecD2 — protein sequence MEILQGEIKKIIFLAQDTGYVVFLLKVSKDNVITVCGYGGDIYEGEEVEVCGRWKKHPKYGRQFWIEKIRKLEPITINAVERFLCSNLIKGVGPKLGKLLIEKFGTDILNILEDSPEKLLQVQGIGPKKLKTIVDSWKTQKQIRELALFLQTYGISTAYLHKIVKKYGEEAIFKIKQNPYALARDIRGIGFKRADQMALKLGLSKESFFRLEAAVIYVLKELSEKGHFFYPEEDLVEELQKLLDISSEVILNALLELEAQSKIFVLDLKEQGIKRAVYLAYFYKQEQEIASRIFHLATFSIKNKLTPEDKLLIEDLEKQENIVLSTEQKEAIFKAIENKFFILTGGPGTGKTTIVRFIVEFFKQKNLKLKLCAPTGRAAKRLEESTGFSATTIHRLLKARPEGGFELGEEQKLNTDVLIIDEASMLDGPLFLAVLRALPLNCRLILVGDINQLPAIGPGNILTDLLKSEVVAYHFLTDIFRQARESLIILNAHRINQGKLPVKTKLSPPKADFFWIEQDDNKKILDLILKMVLERIPKVYGFSPRDEVQVLTPMHKGDLGTINLNYILQKYINPPTGNGLKKGGVEFFVGDRVIQLANNYDKQVFNGDLGVIIEIDAQEDRLIVDFDGREVEYFREDLDELNLAYAISVHKSQGSEFPVVILPITTAHFILLQRNLIYTGLTRAKKLAILIGSKKAMFIGLKKTGQEKRYTHLRFRLQNLFNF from the coding sequence ATGGAGATATTGCAAGGAGAAATAAAAAAGATAATTTTTTTGGCCCAAGATACTGGATATGTAGTGTTTTTATTGAAAGTAAGTAAGGATAATGTAATCACAGTTTGTGGATATGGGGGAGATATTTATGAGGGAGAAGAAGTAGAAGTTTGTGGTAGGTGGAAGAAACATCCTAAATATGGGCGTCAATTTTGGATAGAGAAAATAAGAAAACTTGAACCAATTACAATAAATGCTGTTGAGAGATTTTTGTGTTCTAATCTTATTAAAGGAGTTGGCCCGAAATTAGGAAAACTTTTAATAGAAAAATTTGGAACAGATATTTTGAATATTTTAGAAGATTCGCCAGAAAAGCTTTTACAAGTTCAAGGAATAGGTCCTAAAAAATTAAAGACCATTGTAGATTCTTGGAAAACACAAAAACAAATTAGAGAATTAGCTCTATTTTTACAGACTTATGGGATTTCTACTGCTTATTTGCACAAGATAGTGAAAAAATATGGTGAGGAGGCTATTTTTAAAATTAAACAAAATCCTTATGCTTTGGCTCGTGATATTAGGGGGATAGGTTTTAAAAGAGCTGATCAAATGGCTTTAAAATTAGGTCTATCTAAAGAATCTTTTTTTCGGTTGGAAGCTGCAGTAATTTATGTTTTAAAAGAATTAAGTGAAAAAGGACATTTTTTTTATCCTGAGGAGGATTTAGTAGAGGAATTACAAAAACTTTTGGATATTTCTTCTGAGGTTATCTTAAATGCTCTTTTAGAACTAGAGGCACAAAGTAAAATTTTTGTTTTAGATTTAAAGGAACAGGGCATAAAACGTGCGGTGTATCTTGCGTATTTTTATAAACAAGAGCAGGAAATTGCTTCAAGAATATTTCATTTAGCTACATTTTCTATTAAAAATAAACTTACCCCAGAAGACAAATTGCTAATAGAAGACTTAGAAAAACAAGAAAATATTGTACTTTCTACAGAGCAGAAAGAGGCGATTTTTAAAGCTATAGAAAATAAGTTTTTCATTTTAACTGGCGGTCCTGGCACAGGAAAAACTACCATTGTGCGATTTATTGTAGAATTTTTTAAACAAAAGAACTTAAAATTGAAACTATGTGCTCCTACAGGAAGAGCTGCTAAAAGGTTGGAAGAATCTACAGGATTTTCTGCAACAACAATTCATAGGCTTCTTAAAGCTAGACCTGAGGGTGGATTTGAATTAGGAGAAGAACAAAAATTAAATACAGATGTTTTAATTATAGATGAGGCTTCAATGTTAGATGGGCCGCTGTTTTTAGCGGTGCTTAGAGCTTTACCTTTAAATTGTCGTTTAATTTTGGTAGGTGATATTAATCAATTGCCTGCTATAGGGCCAGGAAATATTTTGACAGACTTATTAAAAAGTGAAGTAGTTGCTTATCATTTTTTAACTGATATTTTTAGACAGGCTAGAGAAAGTCTTATAATCTTAAATGCTCATAGAATAAATCAGGGAAAACTGCCTGTTAAAACAAAGCTTTCTCCTCCTAAAGCTGATTTTTTTTGGATAGAACAGGATGATAATAAAAAAATTTTAGACCTTATTTTAAAAATGGTTTTAGAACGGATTCCTAAAGTATATGGTTTTTCTCCTCGAGATGAAGTGCAGGTGCTTACTCCTATGCATAAAGGTGATCTTGGCACTATTAATTTAAATTATATTTTACAAAAGTATATTAATCCTCCCACAGGAAATGGATTAAAAAAAGGGGGAGTAGAATTTTTTGTAGGAGATCGGGTCATTCAACTAGCTAATAATTATGATAAACAAGTTTTTAATGGTGATTTGGGGGTTATAATAGAAATTGATGCTCAGGAAGATCGCTTGATTGTGGATTTTGATGGCAGAGAGGTTGAATATTTTAGGGAAGATTTAGATGAATTAAATTTGGCCTACGCAATTAGTGTGCATAAATCTCAGGGGAGTGAGTTCCCAGTAGTAATTTTACCTATCACTACAGCACATTTTATTTTACTTCAACGGAATTTGATTTACACTGGTCTTACCAGAGCTAAAAAACTGGCAATTTTAATTGGCTCAAAAAAGGCCATGTTTATTGGTTTAAAAAAGACAGGTCAGGAAAAACGCTATACTCATCTTCGCTTTAGACTACAAAATCTATTTAATTTTTAA
- a CDS encoding DUF4390 domain-containing protein, producing the protein MYFNFRNISKSIFINSSTLIIFISLLFLKPCYGFDIYDLSIDNLGNKINLEFEINLREKNIIKQVVDDGKKVVMSFSIKIKKKRTFLWNKEVISYPLELEIYKDMIRGNYVLKVSNYKKIYRNFLSLCNDIRKFQINLGSWKKIERGQYVLLIESKVFAKGVPSWLKDILFFWNFNLSGPYYFEMEINY; encoded by the coding sequence ATGTATTTTAACTTTAGAAATATAAGCAAAAGTATATTTATTAACTCATCAACTTTAATAATTTTTATTAGTTTATTGTTTTTGAAACCATGTTATGGATTTGATATATATGATTTAAGTATAGATAATTTAGGAAATAAAATAAATTTAGAGTTCGAAATAAATTTGCGTGAAAAAAATATAATTAAACAAGTTGTTGATGATGGTAAAAAAGTTGTTATGAGTTTTTCTATAAAAATTAAAAAGAAAAGAACTTTTCTTTGGAATAAAGAAGTAATATCATATCCTTTAGAATTAGAAATATATAAAGATATGATTCGGGGAAATTATGTTTTAAAAGTCTCTAATTATAAAAAGATATATAGAAATTTTTTATCTTTATGCAATGATATAAGAAAATTTCAGATTAATTTAGGGTCTTGGAAAAAAATAGAAAGAGGACAATATGTTTTGCTTATAGAAAGTAAGGTTTTTGCTAAAGGTGTTCCTAGTTGGCTAAAAGATATATTGTTTTTTTGGAATTTTAATTTGAGTGGACCTTATTATTTTGAAATGGAAATCAATTATTAA
- a CDS encoding sensor histidine kinase NtrY-like: MNQKIEISPKDFREKKRRKREILAAFAGILAILGFTWIELKFFGVNSYLFLALFNLNLILLLLVLFLVIRNVFKLLIERKRKVLGSKLRTKLVVVFVSLSFIPTLLMFFIAVRLVQTSVDFWFRSQVETSLEESLEVAQTFYNSSKKRLEKIAGLLVNQIRENRFLWGGKGMDRFLVRKQREYGLSLVGVLTPKGREQNWHDTKYWRRYWPRIKKEIFSAEPKKNPIYFSAIYPANEIDLMIGIWPVDKGKTGYLVVGEDLEGGLWQKLDSIARGLEEYKNLQSLKQPIKVGLYTTLGIMTLVIIFGSTWFGFKLSREISAPVQALAVGTQRIARGDLDVYLEDSADDELGMLVHSFNAMAKDLKNSQENLNEVNRRLARKNLELASQNSYIQAVLNNITAGVISLNGKGEITTVNRAAEIILGVKKEDILGRKPVELLQTEYALLLEEIREQLNLFPTSQWQRQVDLGIGERQLKLLISAVRLKEAGVLGDIVLVFEDITELEKMQRIAAWREVARRIAHEIKNPLTPIKLSAQRLEKKFGLKIKDNTFLECTQLIVRQVDHLKELVQDFSNFAKLPEVELRKDYLAPLLEETVKDFQNTYPQVNWILSFKTEIPSFYFDRDALKRAFINIFLNAAEALSQQSEKVVNIDVFWEKSLNKLFIEIKDNGPGLPSEELGQIFEPYFSKKKGGTGLGLAIVKTIISDHHGYIRVKGNKPKGTIFVIELPV, from the coding sequence ATGAATCAAAAAATAGAGATTTCTCCTAAAGATTTTCGAGAGAAAAAAAGACGTAAACGGGAAATTTTAGCAGCTTTTGCAGGTATTCTAGCTATCTTAGGGTTTACTTGGATAGAACTAAAATTTTTTGGTGTTAATTCCTATCTTTTTTTAGCTCTGTTTAATTTAAATCTCATCTTACTATTATTAGTTTTGTTTTTGGTCATTAGAAATGTTTTTAAATTGCTTATTGAACGTAAACGAAAGGTTTTGGGATCAAAACTAAGAACAAAATTAGTAGTCGTTTTTGTATCTCTTTCTTTTATTCCAACTCTATTAATGTTCTTTATTGCTGTAAGGCTTGTGCAAACTTCTGTAGATTTTTGGTTTCGCTCCCAAGTAGAGACTTCCTTAGAAGAATCTTTAGAAGTTGCTCAGACTTTTTATAATTCTTCTAAAAAGCGTTTGGAGAAAATAGCAGGGCTTTTAGTAAATCAAATCCGCGAGAATAGGTTTTTATGGGGCGGAAAAGGAATGGATAGATTTTTAGTGAGAAAACAGAGAGAATATGGGCTGAGTCTAGTGGGAGTGCTAACTCCTAAGGGACGAGAGCAGAATTGGCATGATACTAAATATTGGAGAAGATATTGGCCAAGAATAAAAAAGGAAATTTTTTCAGCAGAACCTAAAAAAAATCCTATATATTTTTCAGCTATTTATCCTGCAAATGAAATTGACTTAATGATAGGGATATGGCCAGTTGATAAAGGAAAAACTGGTTATTTAGTGGTAGGAGAAGACTTAGAGGGAGGGTTGTGGCAAAAGTTAGACTCTATAGCCAGAGGCTTAGAAGAATACAAAAATCTTCAAAGTTTAAAGCAACCTATTAAAGTTGGTTTATATACGACATTAGGAATTATGACTCTTGTTATTATTTTTGGCTCAACGTGGTTTGGTTTTAAATTATCCAGAGAGATTTCAGCTCCTGTGCAAGCCTTAGCAGTGGGTACTCAACGTATCGCAAGGGGAGATTTGGATGTATATTTAGAAGATAGTGCTGATGATGAGTTAGGTATGTTAGTTCATTCTTTTAATGCTATGGCAAAAGATTTAAAAAATAGTCAGGAAAATTTAAATGAAGTTAATCGGAGGTTAGCAAGGAAGAATTTAGAATTAGCTAGTCAGAATAGTTATATTCAGGCTGTTTTAAATAATATTACTGCAGGAGTGATTTCTTTAAACGGCAAAGGGGAAATTACTACTGTTAATAGAGCTGCTGAAATAATTTTAGGTGTAAAAAAAGAAGATATTCTAGGTAGAAAGCCAGTGGAACTTTTACAAACAGAGTATGCTCTACTTTTGGAAGAAATTAGAGAACAGTTAAATTTATTTCCTACGTCTCAATGGCAGAGGCAGGTTGATTTAGGGATAGGCGAAAGACAGTTAAAACTTTTGATTAGTGCAGTGCGTTTAAAAGAAGCAGGAGTATTGGGGGATATAGTTTTAGTGTTTGAAGATATTACTGAATTGGAGAAGATGCAAAGAATTGCAGCTTGGAGAGAAGTTGCAAGAAGGATCGCTCATGAGATTAAAAATCCTCTAACTCCAATTAAACTTTCTGCGCAGCGGTTGGAAAAGAAGTTTGGCCTAAAAATAAAAGATAACACTTTTTTAGAATGTACTCAACTTATTGTAAGACAAGTTGATCATTTAAAAGAATTAGTGCAAGATTTTTCTAATTTTGCTAAATTACCAGAGGTAGAGTTAAGGAAAGATTATTTAGCTCCTTTATTGGAAGAAACAGTAAAGGATTTTCAAAATACTTATCCGCAAGTTAATTGGATTTTGAGTTTTAAAACAGAGATTCCTTCTTTTTACTTTGATAGAGATGCTTTAAAAAGAGCATTTATTAATATCTTTTTAAATGCTGCTGAAGCGTTAAGCCAACAGAGTGAAAAAGTTGTAAATATAGATGTATTTTGGGAGAAATCATTAAATAAACTTTTTATAGAAATAAAGGACAATGGCCCAGGACTACCTTCTGAGGAACTTGGGCAAATTTTTGAGCCTTATTTTTCCAAAAAAAAGGGTGGTACAGGTTTAGGATTGGCAATTGTTAAAACAATTATAAGTGATCATCATGGTTATATAAGAGTTAAAGGAAACAAACCAAAAGGCACTATTTTTGTTATAGAGTTACCAGTATAA
- a CDS encoding sigma-54-dependent transcriptional regulator translates to MPRILIIDDEEDIRFSLKGILEDEGYEVIEVPSGEEGLELIFKVDLVFLDIWLPGIDGIEVLKKIHEVLPDLPVVMISGHGTIETAVQAIKIGAYDFIEKPLSLEKVLLVVEKGLELARLRQENRELKSCLSHKVSEVSGNSYAIKKLKKLIRQVAPTDAWVLITGENGTGKEIVARSIHRQSKRASKPLVAVNCAAIPEELIESELFGHEKGAFTGAVEAKKGKFELADGGTLFLDEIGDMSLKTQAKILRILQEQRFERVGGNKTIQVDVRVIAATNKDLEEEIKKGNFRQDLYFRLKVFPLEVPPLRERKEDIPILIDEFIQFLSQEHNFKPLKFSKECLSILKNYPWPGNVRELKNFIERMFILYQGKTIFPEDLPGDYLTDNKTDHQEQTEIKLLTELPKNFKQAKSEFEKCFLAQRLKEVNGNITELAKLIGLERTYLYKKLKYYNLLK, encoded by the coding sequence ATGCCAAGAATTCTTATTATAGATGATGAAGAAGATATCAGGTTTTCTTTAAAAGGTATCTTAGAAGATGAGGGTTATGAAGTAATAGAAGTTCCTTCAGGGGAGGAAGGGTTAGAGTTAATTTTTAAGGTTGATTTAGTTTTTTTAGATATATGGTTGCCAGGAATAGATGGAATTGAAGTTTTAAAAAAGATTCATGAAGTGTTGCCAGATTTACCTGTGGTTATGATTTCAGGGCATGGAACTATTGAGACTGCAGTTCAAGCAATAAAAATAGGAGCTTATGATTTTATTGAAAAGCCATTATCTTTAGAAAAAGTACTTTTGGTAGTTGAAAAAGGTTTGGAGTTAGCTAGGCTTAGACAAGAAAATAGAGAATTAAAGTCATGTTTATCTCATAAAGTTAGTGAAGTAAGTGGTAATTCTTATGCTATTAAGAAGTTGAAAAAATTGATTAGACAAGTAGCTCCAACAGATGCGTGGGTGCTGATTACAGGAGAAAATGGTACTGGCAAGGAAATAGTAGCGAGATCTATACATCGCCAGAGTAAAAGAGCAAGTAAACCTCTTGTTGCTGTAAATTGTGCTGCTATCCCTGAAGAGCTTATAGAATCAGAACTTTTTGGACATGAAAAGGGTGCTTTTACGGGGGCGGTAGAAGCTAAAAAAGGAAAGTTTGAGCTGGCAGATGGAGGGACTCTTTTTTTAGATGAAATTGGTGATATGAGTTTAAAAACGCAGGCTAAGATTTTGAGAATTCTCCAAGAACAGAGATTTGAGAGAGTTGGAGGAAATAAAACAATTCAAGTGGATGTAAGAGTAATTGCTGCTACAAATAAAGACTTAGAAGAAGAAATTAAAAAAGGAAATTTTAGACAGGACCTTTATTTTAGATTAAAAGTTTTTCCTTTGGAAGTACCTCCTCTAAGAGAGAGAAAAGAAGATATTCCTATTCTAATAGATGAGTTTATTCAATTTTTGAGTCAAGAACATAATTTTAAACCTTTAAAATTTTCAAAAGAGTGTTTGTCTATTCTAAAGAATTATCCTTGGCCAGGCAATGTTAGAGAACTAAAGAATTTTATAGAGAGGATGTTTATTTTATATCAGGGTAAAACTATTTTTCCTGAGGATTTACCCGGAGACTACTTGACTGACAACAAAACAGATCATCAGGAACAAACCGAAATTAAATTATTAACCGAGCTTCCTAAAAATTTTAAACAGGCAAAAAGTGAATTTGAGAAGTGTTTTTTAGCTCAGAGATTAAAAGAAGTAAACGGGAATATAACAGAATTGGCTAAGCTTATTGGTTTAGAAAGAACATATTTATATAAAAAATTGAAGTATTATAACTTATTAAAGTAA
- the pgeF gene encoding peptidoglycan editing factor PgeF — MTENPYLISFQFPHVKHIKIFFGTRLGGFSTKQYTELNISLEVGDKKEDVLKNRTIIKKYLNINNWQELKQIHGTNIITTNSPSEKICEGDGIFTASSNLALLIKTADCQPIFFTDIKGRFIGAIHCGWRGNVLDFPILAIKKFCQNYSILPHEIFVVRGPSLGPCCAEFINYKSEIPKKFWSFIDKNTKKLDLWSLTKHQLKQAGVLSSNIFNVDICTACNPNLFFSYRQNKICGRQGNLILKIA; from the coding sequence ATGACAGAAAATCCCTATTTAATATCATTCCAATTTCCACATGTAAAACATATTAAAATATTTTTTGGTACACGATTGGGTGGTTTTAGTACTAAACAATATACTGAATTAAATATCTCTTTAGAAGTTGGAGATAAAAAAGAAGATGTTTTAAAAAACAGAACTATTATAAAAAAATATTTAAATATTAACAATTGGCAAGAACTAAAACAAATTCATGGAACAAATATTATAACAACTAACTCCCCTTCTGAAAAAATATGCGAGGGAGATGGAATATTTACTGCTAGTTCAAATTTAGCTCTTTTAATTAAAACAGCTGACTGCCAGCCCATATTTTTTACAGATATAAAAGGACGATTTATAGGAGCTATTCACTGTGGATGGCGTGGAAATGTGCTTGATTTTCCTATTTTAGCGATAAAAAAATTCTGTCAAAACTACTCTATTTTACCACACGAAATTTTCGTTGTAAGAGGACCTAGCTTAGGTCCTTGTTGTGCAGAATTTATCAATTATAAGTCAGAAATTCCTAAAAAATTTTGGTCATTTATAGATAAAAATACTAAAAAGCTAGACCTTTGGTCTCTCACCAAACACCAACTAAAACAAGCAGGCGTATTATCTTCTAATATATTCAATGTAGATATTTGTACTGCTTGTAATCCAAATTTATTTTTTTCCTATCGTCAAAATAAAATATGTGGAAGACAAGGAAATTTAATTTTAAAAATAGCCTAA
- a CDS encoding 5-formyltetrahydrofolate cyclo-ligase, whose product MDKKKLRQHLLNLRQSLSLKEVKSKSNKITSHILKNFSLIKNSKIFLYVPIRNEVDTWPLIFYCWENHIKTYFPRCEQVPGKMYFYLVQQKSELSPGKFGILEPSKKCPIFSGTPPQIIFLPGVGFDLRKYRLGYGGGYYDRFLNKPIFQKSILVGLAFNFQIVKSLPIEEWDKKMHFIVTENKIF is encoded by the coding sequence ATGGATAAAAAAAAATTACGCCAACATTTATTAAACTTAAGACAATCTTTATCTCTAAAAGAAGTCAAATCTAAAAGCAATAAAATAACTTCTCATATCCTAAAAAACTTTTCACTGATTAAAAATAGCAAAATATTCTTATATGTTCCTATAAGAAATGAAGTAGACACCTGGCCCCTTATATTTTATTGTTGGGAAAATCACATTAAAACTTATTTTCCAAGATGTGAACAAGTACCAGGGAAAATGTATTTTTATCTTGTCCAACAAAAATCAGAATTATCTCCAGGAAAATTTGGTATTTTAGAACCATCTAAAAAATGCCCAATATTTTCAGGAACACCACCTCAAATAATTTTTTTGCCTGGAGTTGGATTTGATTTACGAAAATATAGATTAGGATATGGTGGAGGATATTATGATCGTTTTTTAAATAAACCTATATTCCAAAAATCAATATTAGTTGGCTTGGCCTTTAATTTTCAAATTGTAAAATCTCTTCCCATTGAAGAATGGGATAAAAAAATGCATTTTATTGTAACTGAAAATAAAATTTTTTAA